A window of the Lactobacillus gasseri ATCC 33323 = JCM 1131 genome harbors these coding sequences:
- a CDS encoding ABC transporter ATP-binding protein, with amino-acid sequence MAILKLRNVAYQAGQKQILQNVSFEVEEGAFLTLIGPSGAGKSTILKLIANLINPTSGKIFFREKDIMKIDPLIYRRSVSYCFQQPSLFGEKVADNLSFPYEVRKQAVDRKRLLQLLHEVSLEADYLDKDVTSLSGGEKQRIALIRNLFFLPEVLLLDEVTTGLDEDNKAIVHQLIERVHQQGVTIIQVTHDQDEITAAQNIIRIKKGGILE; translated from the coding sequence ATGGCTATTTTAAAACTACGAAATGTAGCTTATCAAGCAGGGCAGAAGCAGATTCTACAAAATGTATCTTTTGAAGTTGAAGAAGGTGCTTTTTTGACGCTCATCGGGCCTTCAGGCGCGGGCAAAAGTACTATTCTCAAGCTAATTGCTAACTTAATTAATCCAACTAGTGGAAAGATTTTTTTTAGAGAAAAAGATATTATGAAAATCGATCCCTTAATTTATCGCAGAAGTGTTTCTTACTGCTTCCAGCAGCCATCTTTATTTGGAGAAAAGGTAGCGGATAATTTATCTTTTCCATATGAAGTTAGAAAGCAAGCAGTTGACCGAAAACGTTTATTGCAGTTATTGCATGAGGTAAGCTTAGAAGCAGATTACTTAGATAAGGACGTTACCAGCCTATCAGGCGGCGAAAAGCAACGAATTGCTTTGATTAGAAATTTGTTTTTTTTACCGGAAGTTTTGCTGTTAGATGAAGTGACCACAGGTTTAGATGAAGACAATAAGGCGATTGTGCATCAATTAATTGAGCGAGTTCATCAACAAGGTGTAACAATTATTCAAGTCACGCATGATCAGGATGAAATAACTGCAGCTCAAAATATTATTCGAATTAAAAAAGGTGGCATCCTCGAATGA
- the hslU gene encoding ATP-dependent protease ATPase subunit HslU, with protein sequence MTEEKTPKQIVELLDKYIIGQNEAKKSVAVALYNRYRRLQLPKQMQQDITPKNMLMAGPTGVGKTEIARRLAKIVDAPFVKVEATKFTEVGYVGRDVESMVRDLVEEAVRMEEKEQFDRVKLQATKKANNRLVKLIVPGIKRENRENSMQQMMQMLSGNFNMNQAQDNEEVTDDIRNERLSVADQLNKGLLENREVTIEVEQAPKVNPMGDMMGQMGIDMSSLMGDLMPKKTVKRTLKVSDAREVLIQEESKKLINYDSLYQRAIERTQQNGIIFIDEIDKITAGNKKTSGEVSREGVQRDILPIVEGSTVSTKYGPVSTDHILFIAAGAFAESKPSDLIPELQGRFPIRVELNALTQEDFVKILKDPQNSLLKQYIALLKADGIKLVFTQEAIDRIAQIAFEVNQGTDNIGARRLATILEKLLEDVLYEGPDMNMGEITITQKYVDQKLSDIIINKDLTKFIL encoded by the coding sequence TTGACTGAAGAAAAAACTCCAAAACAAATTGTAGAATTACTTGATAAATATATTATTGGCCAAAATGAAGCTAAAAAGTCTGTTGCGGTAGCCTTATATAACCGTTACCGTCGTTTGCAACTACCTAAGCAAATGCAACAAGACATTACTCCCAAGAACATGTTAATGGCTGGTCCTACTGGCGTTGGTAAGACTGAAATTGCACGTCGCTTGGCTAAAATTGTTGACGCACCTTTTGTAAAAGTAGAAGCAACTAAGTTTACTGAAGTAGGTTATGTTGGACGTGACGTTGAGTCAATGGTTCGTGACTTAGTTGAAGAAGCAGTTCGCATGGAAGAAAAGGAACAATTCGATCGTGTTAAGTTGCAAGCAACTAAGAAAGCAAATAACCGTTTAGTTAAGTTAATTGTTCCAGGTATTAAGCGTGAAAACCGCGAAAATTCAATGCAGCAAATGATGCAGATGCTTTCTGGCAACTTCAACATGAATCAAGCTCAAGATAATGAAGAGGTAACTGACGATATTCGCAATGAACGTCTTAGCGTAGCTGATCAACTTAATAAGGGCTTACTTGAAAATCGTGAAGTAACAATTGAAGTTGAACAAGCACCTAAGGTTAACCCAATGGGCGACATGATGGGCCAAATGGGAATTGATATGTCGAGCTTGATGGGTGACTTAATGCCTAAGAAGACTGTTAAGCGTACTTTGAAGGTGTCAGATGCACGTGAAGTTTTAATTCAAGAAGAATCTAAGAAGTTAATTAATTACGATTCTCTCTACCAACGAGCAATAGAGCGTACTCAGCAAAATGGAATTATCTTTATCGATGAAATTGATAAGATTACTGCTGGTAACAAGAAGACTTCTGGAGAAGTTTCTCGTGAAGGTGTCCAAAGAGATATCTTGCCAATTGTTGAAGGCTCAACCGTTTCAACTAAGTACGGCCCTGTATCAACTGATCATATTCTCTTTATTGCAGCTGGTGCCTTTGCTGAAAGTAAGCCAAGTGATTTGATCCCAGAATTGCAAGGGCGTTTTCCAATCCGGGTTGAATTAAACGCCTTAACTCAAGAAGATTTTGTCAAGATCTTGAAGGATCCTCAAAATTCACTTTTGAAACAATATATTGCACTTCTTAAGGCTGATGGCATTAAGCTAGTCTTTACTCAAGAAGCAATTGATCGTATTGCTCAAATTGCCTTTGAAGTAAATCAAGGCACTGACAACATCGGTGCTCGTCGTTTAGCAACTATCTTAGAAAAGCTGCTCGAAGATGTGCTTTACGAGGGACCAGATATGAACATGGGCGAAATTACTATTACTCAAAAGTATGTTGACCAAAAATTGAGTGATATAATTATCAATAAGGACTTAACAAAATTTATTTTGTAA
- a CDS encoding LysR substrate-binding domain-containing protein, which yields MKIGYLKNLGRHELEQAAAKWQALHENEKVELEPVGFDEIETKIQDGEVDAVLVNSRNTIYQTLASYAVSDIALLALVQAGNFNKYQQTVELGELRNVPCIIVASVADEKSEYHYLKDILSIKNDLIAVETLGEAILMVESGSGYLIMNEMTASHVDDDQVQKLFLLRDGKQLREKYVLLAKSDDSQVAEFSKILRENIN from the coding sequence ATGAAAATCGGATATCTGAAGAATTTGGGTAGACATGAATTAGAGCAAGCGGCAGCTAAGTGGCAGGCTTTACATGAAAATGAAAAAGTCGAGTTAGAGCCAGTTGGTTTTGATGAAATCGAAACTAAGATTCAAGATGGCGAAGTAGATGCGGTCTTAGTTAATTCTAGAAATACCATTTATCAGACACTTGCAAGTTATGCAGTAAGTGATATTGCCTTACTTGCTTTAGTTCAGGCAGGTAATTTTAATAAGTATCAGCAAACTGTTGAATTAGGTGAGTTGAGAAATGTGCCATGTATTATAGTTGCTTCAGTAGCAGATGAGAAGAGCGAGTATCATTATCTAAAAGACATTTTGAGTATAAAGAACGATCTGATCGCAGTTGAAACTTTAGGTGAAGCCATTTTGATGGTTGAATCTGGGTCAGGTTACTTAATAATGAATGAAATGACAGCAAGTCACGTAGATGATGACCAGGTGCAGAAGCTGTTTTTGCTCAGGGATGGTAAGCAGTTGCGTGAAAAATACGTTTTGCTTGCTAAATCGGATGATTCACAAGTAGCAGAATTTAGTAAGATACTGCGAGAGAATATTAATTAA
- a CDS encoding helix-turn-helix transcriptional regulator, with amino-acid sequence MSKIQNFIKKDIEKNPKLKKKYEQASLNLDAAVLVKDMRKDLGMTQVEFAKYVGKPQSTIGRIEAGNMNVSIGLLNEIANRAHRQVKLVLI; translated from the coding sequence ATGAGTAAGATCCAAAATTTTATTAAAAAAGATATTGAAAAGAATCCAAAGCTAAAGAAAAAATATGAACAAGCAAGCTTAAATCTCGACGCTGCTGTCTTAGTTAAAGATATGCGTAAAGATCTAGGAATGACGCAAGTAGAATTTGCTAAATATGTAGGGAAGCCCCAATCTACAATTGGAAGAATTGAAGCTGGAAATATGAATGTTTCTATAGGATTATTAAATGAAATTGCTAATAGGGCGCATAGGCAAGTAAAGTTAGTTTTGATTTAA
- a CDS encoding TMEM175 family protein produces the protein MRRNKHQHNFNDFSDQEKEKLKTVRQELTQAQKKEPERLWEHLQAFNDGVMAIIITIIVLEIQPAIHEVHYEQFIANIIVFLITFFVVADFWYDLHLAFSYYIFKPTKTIAILDFFFLADLSLLPVMTKWIMAESSTFAVANFGIVFLIAKILEYLIQYFGAKKTAKYSQIMNIIISRSFIRKVAVTLFLNVILIVLSLFIPRIAMILYLVIPVTSFLFPVKRNKIV, from the coding sequence ATGAGAAGAAATAAACACCAACACAATTTTAACGATTTTTCAGATCAAGAAAAAGAAAAGTTAAAAACAGTTCGACAAGAATTAACACAGGCACAAAAGAAAGAACCCGAAAGACTCTGGGAACATTTACAAGCCTTTAATGATGGTGTAATGGCGATTATTATCACAATTATTGTTTTAGAAATTCAGCCAGCAATTCACGAAGTTCATTATGAACAATTTATTGCTAATATTATCGTCTTTTTGATTACTTTCTTTGTAGTCGCTGACTTTTGGTATGATCTTCACTTGGCTTTTTCTTACTATATTTTTAAACCAACAAAAACGATTGCGATACTAGATTTCTTTTTCCTAGCTGACCTTTCTCTTCTACCTGTGATGACTAAGTGGATCATGGCTGAAAGCTCAACCTTTGCAGTTGCCAACTTCGGGATTGTTTTTTTAATTGCCAAAATTTTGGAATATTTAATTCAATACTTTGGTGCGAAAAAGACAGCAAAATATTCACAAATTATGAATATTATTATCAGTAGATCATTTATTAGAAAGGTTGCTGTTACTCTATTTTTAAATGTAATCTTGATTGTTCTGTCATTATTTATTCCGAGAATAGCTATGATTCTGTACTTAGTTATTCCGGTTACTTCATTTCTATTTCCTGTTAAACGTAATAAAATAGTCTGA
- a CDS encoding ABC transporter permease, protein MKNVMVSNWSLVFAFALVLVSIAISAKEKLGLTKDILISVVRAIVQLIVIGYVLKFIFHVNNYWLTFASTLIIIFNASWNANQRDPNPDKKFYNSLIAEAAGTYATLAILILSGVIKPIPMQVIPITGMIAGNEMVAIGLCYKSLNESFRDLRQPLLEKLALGSDIKTASMPILRRSIKTAMQPTIDSAKTVGLVNLPGMMSGLIFAGVNPIYAIKYQIMITFMLLGATSLGAVIAGYLAYRNYFNERMQLKG, encoded by the coding sequence ATGAAAAATGTCATGGTAAGTAATTGGTCGCTTGTCTTTGCTTTTGCATTGGTTTTAGTTTCGATTGCAATTTCTGCTAAAGAAAAACTTGGTTTAACTAAAGACATTCTAATCAGCGTAGTTCGAGCAATCGTTCAGTTAATAGTTATCGGCTATGTTTTAAAGTTTATTTTCCATGTAAATAATTATTGGCTAACCTTTGCATCAACCTTAATTATTATTTTTAATGCGTCGTGGAATGCTAATCAAAGAGACCCTAATCCCGATAAAAAGTTTTATAATTCTCTGATTGCGGAAGCTGCTGGTACATACGCCACTTTAGCGATCTTAATTCTTTCAGGCGTGATTAAGCCAATTCCAATGCAAGTTATTCCAATTACAGGAATGATTGCAGGCAACGAAATGGTAGCTATTGGCTTGTGCTATAAATCTTTAAATGAAAGCTTTCGTGATTTACGGCAGCCGCTATTAGAGAAATTAGCCTTGGGCAGTGATATTAAAACTGCTTCAATGCCAATTCTAAGAAGAAGCATAAAAACTGCGATGCAGCCAACGATCGATTCAGCTAAGACGGTTGGCTTAGTTAACTTACCAGGGATGATGTCAGGATTGATTTTTGCGGGAGTTAATCCCATTTATGCTATTAAATATCAAATTATGATTACATTTATGCTTTTAGGAGCAACAAGTTTGGGAGCAGTGATTGCTGGATATTTGGCCTACCGAAATTACTTTAATGAAAGAATGCAATTAAAAGGTTGA
- a CDS encoding LytTR family DNA-binding domain-containing protein: protein MKFKLFIEPSKAEIVEAYVHQKSDFSTQLKEFVLSNGDSNTIVAYDDKDLTMVSFSDIVMITIVENKVLAICTNDKQYHIRKRLYQLTDLLPSNFWKINKSAIANRHYIVHFEETKNSGVNIIMKNGLTDYVSRRCFAKIRKELN, encoded by the coding sequence ATGAAATTCAAATTATTCATTGAACCAAGTAAAGCAGAAATAGTGGAAGCTTATGTACATCAAAAAAGTGATTTTTCAACTCAACTAAAAGAGTTTGTTTTATCAAACGGCGATTCAAATACAATTGTAGCTTACGATGATAAAGATTTAACTATGGTCAGCTTTTCAGATATTGTCATGATTACAATTGTTGAAAATAAGGTTCTAGCCATCTGTACTAATGACAAGCAATATCATATTAGAAAGCGACTGTATCAACTGACTGATCTTCTTCCATCCAACTTTTGGAAAATCAATAAATCAGCGATAGCCAATCGGCACTATATTGTCCACTTTGAAGAAACCAAAAACTCTGGAGTCAATATTATTATGAAAAATGGACTAACTGATTATGTTTCAAGACGTTGCTTTGCCAAAATTAGAAAGGAACTGAATTAA
- a CDS encoding DUF3021 domain-containing protein translates to MKDFIKNFVKSGLQAAGFGPLILVIFYSIYSFTIKFQTISVQDVNKNIISSLLLAFIAGGINAIFKVERIPFGLATTIDAIVIYLDYLLFYILNDWIKLQMIPFLVFTVLYIIGYLIIWLCIYHQVKNQVQKLNQKL, encoded by the coding sequence ATGAAAGACTTTATCAAAAACTTTGTTAAAAGTGGACTACAGGCGGCTGGCTTTGGTCCTCTAATTCTTGTAATCTTTTACTCTATTTATTCATTTACTATTAAATTTCAGACTATTTCAGTTCAAGATGTAAATAAAAATATTATCTCCAGTCTTTTACTTGCTTTTATCGCTGGTGGCATTAACGCAATCTTTAAAGTTGAAAGAATTCCATTCGGTCTTGCAACAACGATTGATGCTATTGTCATCTACCTTGATTATCTTCTTTTCTATATCCTTAATGATTGGATCAAGTTACAAATGATACCATTCCTTGTTTTTACAGTTCTTTACATTATCGGCTACTTAATTATTTGGCTATGTATTTACCATCAAGTAAAAAATCAAGTTCAAAAATTAAATCAAAAATTGTAA
- a CDS encoding aldose 1-epimerase family protein, translated as MDYQLKNNFLTVTLSDHGAEIQSVKDVNSGREYIWQADPKIWGRHAPVLFPVVGRLKGDQYTYDGKTYHMGQHGFARDSQFTVEEQDDKHIIFLLTSNEDTKKMYPFDFELRVTYSLVNNLLSEHFTVTNKDTKEMIFGIGGHPGFNLPTDNGLTKNDYYFKFDPSMDHVKIPLKAPYLDWDNRSLLATDSLFEISDELFKDDAWVFELKQPNKISIRTDKSDYHINVKMENAPFVGLWSQYPKSGNYICIEPWWGIADTLDSDGQLEHKRGMNHIAPNEVWENGFTIAFHDKAK; from the coding sequence ATGGATTATCAATTAAAAAATAATTTTTTAACGGTAACGCTTTCTGATCATGGTGCTGAAATTCAAAGCGTTAAAGATGTAAACAGTGGTCGAGAATATATCTGGCAAGCTGATCCTAAGATTTGGGGTCGTCATGCGCCAGTTTTGTTTCCTGTAGTTGGTCGCTTAAAGGGTGATCAATATACTTATGATGGTAAGACTTATCATATGGGACAACATGGTTTTGCAAGAGATTCGCAGTTTACTGTTGAAGAACAAGATGATAAGCACATTATTTTTCTTCTAACTTCTAATGAAGATACTAAAAAAATGTATCCATTTGATTTTGAGTTAAGAGTAACTTACAGCTTAGTTAATAACTTGTTATCAGAACATTTTACTGTAACTAATAAAGATACTAAGGAAATGATCTTTGGTATTGGTGGTCACCCTGGCTTTAATTTGCCAACTGATAATGGCTTGACTAAGAATGATTATTACTTCAAATTCGACCCGTCCATGGATCACGTGAAAATTCCATTGAAGGCACCTTACCTTGACTGGGATAATCGTTCATTGCTTGCAACAGACTCGTTGTTTGAAATTAGCGATGAGTTATTTAAAGATGATGCTTGGGTCTTTGAATTAAAGCAGCCTAATAAGATTTCTATTAGAACTGATAAGAGTGATTATCATATCAACGTTAAAATGGAAAATGCACCATTTGTTGGTTTATGGTCACAATATCCTAAGTCTGGTAATTACATTTGTATTGAACCATGGTGGGGTATTGCGGACACTTTAGATAGTGATGGTCAGTTAGAGCACAAGCGTGGAATGAATCACATTGCTCCAAATGAGGTTTGGGAGAATGGATTTACAATTGCTTTTCACGATAAGGCTAAGTAA
- a CDS encoding GNAT family N-acetyltransferase, which yields MKIRKASLADLTNLCDFYQQVCEDQKTDQYSPDWHWGIYPSKEILANFLKNAQIIIAIKDGKLVSAGVLTDGEDPNYAHVAWKHKLDDRKITVLHLFAVSQKERGQGIAGKMLTEFDNFAKDAGYYAIHLDVMKGNLPAEKLYQKHGFEFAEEATIHYEDDGDTQAMMYEKVL from the coding sequence ATGAAAATCAGAAAAGCAAGCTTAGCCGATTTAACAAACTTATGTGATTTTTACCAGCAAGTTTGTGAAGACCAGAAGACTGATCAGTATAGTCCAGATTGGCATTGGGGCATTTACCCAAGTAAAGAAATATTGGCGAATTTCTTAAAAAATGCACAAATAATTATCGCTATTAAAGATGGTAAATTAGTTAGTGCTGGTGTTTTGACTGATGGTGAAGATCCTAACTATGCGCATGTTGCATGGAAGCATAAATTGGATGATAGGAAGATAACTGTGCTTCACTTGTTTGCTGTCAGTCAAAAAGAACGTGGTCAAGGAATTGCTGGCAAGATGCTGACTGAATTTGATAATTTTGCTAAAGATGCAGGGTATTATGCAATTCACTTGGACGTAATGAAAGGCAATCTCCCTGCTGAAAAGCTATATCAAAAACATGGTTTTGAATTTGCGGAAGAAGCTACAATTCATTATGAAGATGATGGCGACACTCAAGCCATGATGTATGAAAAAGTTTTATAG
- a CDS encoding Rpn family recombination-promoting nuclease/putative transposase produces the protein MKEKKKPDVAKLLGITDDLMFQNVMKDPVNCQMFLHEVLPDLNIQDLTVRTQERIAFNKEEKFSVLDVLIKDSKGRRYDIEMQVAPQKDLDKRARYYMYKMMEAGFLHQGDGYGELAAVYVIFILPFDPKGKGLKRYSFTYSAREDKSVELNDESEVIYLSSKGKKGDVSQGLDDFYSLMDGKSTTNSKFIKRIKKTMDNYRKTEEWSEHVMNTEQIKEMALAQGVEEGKREATVSAISKTVKMLKRMNQSNEQILQELKQDYSDEFSDEELEEFLK, from the coding sequence GTGAAAGAAAAGAAAAAGCCAGATGTGGCGAAACTATTAGGTATCACAGACGATCTGATGTTTCAGAATGTGATGAAAGATCCAGTGAATTGCCAGATGTTTTTGCATGAAGTTTTACCAGATTTGAATATTCAAGATCTTACTGTGCGAACGCAGGAGAGAATTGCATTCAATAAGGAAGAGAAATTTTCAGTACTAGATGTTCTGATAAAAGACAGTAAGGGCAGAAGGTACGATATAGAAATGCAGGTCGCACCGCAAAAAGACTTGGATAAACGAGCACGCTACTACATGTATAAAATGATGGAAGCTGGATTTTTGCATCAAGGCGACGGGTATGGCGAATTGGCAGCTGTCTATGTAATATTTATTTTGCCTTTTGATCCTAAAGGCAAGGGGTTGAAAAGATACAGTTTCACTTACTCTGCTAGAGAAGATAAATCTGTTGAACTGAATGACGAATCTGAGGTAATATACTTAAGCAGCAAAGGAAAAAAGGGTGACGTGAGCCAAGGACTTGATGACTTTTATTCATTGATGGATGGTAAAAGTACTACAAATAGTAAATTTATCAAGCGAATCAAAAAGACGATGGATAATTATCGTAAAACCGAAGAATGGAGTGAACACGTGATGAATACGGAACAGATTAAAGAAATGGCACTTGCACAAGGTGTAGAAGAAGGAAAACGAGAAGCAACAGTTTCGGCTATCAGCAAAACAGTCAAGATGCTAAAAAGAATGAATCAAAGTAATGAGCAGATCTTGCAAGAACTAAAGCAAGATTATAGCGATGAGTTTTCTGATGAGGAGTTAGAAGAGTTTCTGAAGTAA
- a CDS encoding metal-dependent hydrolase — translation MLTKSHRICSIAIVELSLLLTNRLLIDPVNNIIILAATAIGASLPDIDEYNSSASKKSVINFSLFLRHRGITHSFLGWAFFSGGLYYLMNKFIPIRINNLTSQNYWSALWFGLVVGYFLHLIQDSFSKQGVEWLAPFYKKKKKSPFHYKVGGCFEKFLTIMSYLAVVTITFYWIWISLTPATQVFLF, via the coding sequence GTGCTAACAAAATCACATCGAATTTGTAGTATTGCAATCGTTGAGCTAAGTTTATTGTTAACTAATCGTTTGCTAATTGATCCAGTTAACAACATAATTATTCTAGCTGCAACTGCAATCGGCGCTTCTTTACCTGACATTGACGAATACAACAGTTCAGCAAGTAAGAAGTCAGTAATCAACTTCAGCCTTTTTCTTAGACATCGAGGGATTACTCATTCTTTTCTTGGCTGGGCCTTTTTTTCTGGTGGCTTATATTACTTAATGAATAAGTTCATTCCCATTCGAATCAATAATTTAACTTCGCAGAATTACTGGAGTGCACTTTGGTTTGGACTAGTAGTTGGCTATTTTTTGCATTTAATTCAAGATAGCTTCAGTAAGCAGGGAGTAGAGTGGTTAGCGCCGTTTTATAAGAAAAAGAAAAAATCTCCATTTCATTACAAAGTTGGTGGCTGTTTTGAAAAATTTTTGACTATCATGTCCTATTTAGCTGTCGTGACGATAACTTTTTACTGGATCTGGATTTCATTAACACCAGCGACGCAAGTCTTTTTGTTTTGA
- the hslV gene encoding ATP-dependent protease subunit HslV encodes MTTICSVRYNNQTAIAGDGQVTLGEKVIAKATAKKIRRIYHDQVVIGFAGGVADAVSLQDMLEGKLETYSGDLRRAAVEMAQSWRKDPTLAKLQAMVIAFNDKDLLLISGNGEVLEPDEDVVAIGSGGNFAQAAAIAMTRHSSGMSASEIAKEAVKIASGIDVFTDDHITTDEI; translated from the coding sequence ATGACGACAATTTGTTCTGTTAGATACAACAATCAAACAGCCATCGCAGGCGATGGTCAAGTTACCTTAGGTGAAAAGGTAATTGCTAAGGCAACTGCAAAAAAAATCAGAAGAATTTACCACGATCAAGTAGTAATTGGTTTTGCCGGTGGTGTGGCAGATGCAGTTAGCTTACAAGATATGCTTGAAGGAAAGCTTGAAACTTATTCAGGTGATTTACGTAGAGCTGCTGTTGAAATGGCACAAAGCTGGAGAAAAGATCCAACTTTAGCTAAATTGCAGGCGATGGTAATTGCCTTTAATGACAAGGATTTATTATTGATTTCTGGTAATGGTGAAGTTCTTGAACCAGATGAAGATGTGGTAGCTATTGGTTCAGGTGGTAACTTTGCACAAGCAGCAGCAATTGCAATGACTCGCCACAGTAGCGGGATGAGCGCAAGTGAAATTGCCAAAGAAGCAGTTAAGATTGCTTCTGGAATTGATGTCTTTACTGATGACCACATTACTACTGATGAAATCTAG
- a CDS encoding YeiH family protein, translated as MISIVKSRSFGLAAVMTLICSVAGIFIAKLPYLNLIGALVIALLLGISLQVLPVGVREEAAPGIGFISNKFLRLGIILLGFRLNLTKLADAGIKTILVAMLGVSGTIILTYWLSKKFGAEDELAVLSACGTGICGAAAVMGVSPQIESRDEERKRENEVLAVAVVCVMGTVFTLFEIVIKPMLGLTDSQFGIVAGGSLHEIAHAVAAGNAFGEASLDSALIMKLSRVLLLAPVALIVGYWYQRRLVKESTQDHTQAPKKLPIPWFLGGFILTSILGTFLPFPPVVLDGLVQAAYVFLGMAMAALGISVNFNVIFKRGGTVFGAAAISSTCLMIFMIIMSKLFF; from the coding sequence TTGATAAGTATTGTTAAAAGTAGATCATTTGGTTTAGCAGCAGTAATGACTTTAATTTGTTCTGTTGCTGGAATTTTTATTGCTAAATTGCCATATCTTAACTTAATTGGTGCTTTAGTAATTGCACTGTTACTGGGAATATCTTTGCAGGTTTTACCAGTAGGGGTTAGAGAAGAAGCAGCCCCTGGGATTGGATTTATTTCTAATAAGTTTTTGAGACTCGGAATTATCTTACTCGGCTTTAGGCTTAATTTAACCAAGTTAGCTGATGCCGGTATTAAAACTATTTTAGTAGCGATGTTGGGCGTTAGTGGCACAATCATCCTGACTTACTGGTTAAGTAAAAAATTCGGTGCCGAAGATGAATTAGCAGTTTTATCTGCTTGCGGTACTGGTATTTGCGGAGCAGCTGCTGTAATGGGTGTTTCTCCTCAAATTGAGAGCCGGGATGAAGAGCGCAAGAGAGAAAATGAAGTTCTTGCAGTTGCCGTTGTTTGCGTAATGGGAACAGTCTTTACATTATTTGAAATTGTGATTAAGCCAATGCTGGGATTGACTGATTCACAATTTGGAATTGTAGCTGGAGGTTCTTTACATGAAATTGCACATGCAGTTGCAGCAGGGAATGCCTTTGGTGAAGCTAGTTTAGATAGTGCCTTGATTATGAAACTTTCCCGCGTTCTGCTTTTAGCTCCTGTTGCTTTGATTGTTGGTTACTGGTATCAACGAAGACTGGTTAAAGAGAGTACGCAAGATCATACGCAAGCACCTAAAAAATTACCAATTCCATGGTTCTTAGGTGGCTTCATCTTGACTAGTATTTTAGGAACTTTCTTACCATTTCCACCAGTAGTTTTGGACGGTTTAGTTCAAGCAGCATACGTATTCTTAGGAATGGCAATGGCTGCTCTTGGAATTTCTGTTAACTTTAACGTGATTTTCAAGCGCGGTGGTACAGTCTTTGGCGCTGCGGCAATTAGTTCAACTTGTTTAATGATCTTCATGATTATCATGAGTAAATTATTCTTTTAA